A genome region from Vicinamibacterales bacterium includes the following:
- the rocF gene encoding arginase, translating to MARPIHVIGVSLDLGGNRRGVDMGPSAFRIAGLGERLTALGMQVVDEGDLVAPIPETKAEGDPSKKYIRDITRVCERLYKTSLSVLDKGGLPVVLGGDHSLAAGSVAATADFLRRDQKMPGLIWVDAHGDINTPASSPSGNVHGMPLAALLGPEPAELARIGGFTPKVAAESTVLIGIRNLDEREKVRIRESGVHVFTMKDIDRQGIALVVEQAIEIAGRGTGGLHVSFDLDVCDPTIAPGVGTPVKGGLNYREAHMVMEMVADCGLLRALDLVEVNPILDDRNTTAILGAELASSALGQKIL from the coding sequence ATGGCGCGGCCGATTCACGTCATTGGCGTCTCGCTCGATCTCGGCGGCAATCGCCGCGGCGTCGACATGGGGCCGTCGGCGTTCCGTATTGCCGGCCTCGGCGAGCGGCTGACCGCGCTCGGCATGCAGGTCGTGGACGAGGGCGATCTGGTGGCGCCGATTCCGGAAACGAAGGCGGAGGGGGATCCGAGCAAGAAATACATCCGCGACATCACGCGCGTCTGCGAGCGGCTGTACAAGACGTCGCTGAGCGTGCTGGACAAGGGCGGCCTCCCTGTCGTGCTCGGCGGCGATCATTCGCTGGCCGCCGGTTCGGTCGCGGCGACGGCTGACTTCCTGCGGCGCGACCAGAAGATGCCGGGGCTCATCTGGGTCGACGCGCACGGCGACATCAATACGCCGGCCTCGTCGCCGAGTGGCAACGTGCACGGCATGCCGCTCGCGGCGCTGCTCGGTCCGGAGCCCGCCGAACTGGCGCGCATCGGCGGCTTCACGCCGAAGGTGGCGGCGGAGTCCACCGTGCTGATCGGCATCCGCAATCTCGACGAGCGGGAAAAGGTGCGGATCCGGGAGAGCGGCGTGCATGTCTTCACGATGAAGGACATCGATCGCCAGGGCATCGCCCTCGTCGTGGAGCAGGCGATCGAGATCGCCGGCCGCGGCACGGGCGGCCTGCACGTCTCGTTCGATCTCGACGTCTGCGATCCGACGATCGCGCCTGGGGTAGGCACGCCGGTCAAGGGCGGATTGAACTACCGCGAGGCGCACATGGTGATGGAGATGGTCGCGGATTGCGGCCTGCTCCGGGCGCTGGATCTCGTCGAAGTGAATCCGATCCTCGACGACCGCAACACGACGGCCATCCTCGGCGCCGAACTGGCCTCGTCGGCGCTTGGCCAGAAGATCCTCTGA